In one Arenibacter antarcticus genomic region, the following are encoded:
- a CDS encoding peptidase domain-containing ABC transporter, translated as MFAFTTFPNYRQLDQMDCGPTCLKIIAKHYGRELRLDYLRRISSLENEGVSMSGLSDAMVTIGLDAIGIRTNLKELVNDVPLPAVAHWENNHFLVVYKTTKKSIYVSDPAIGLARYGYTEFMEKWASKNGKGILLLAEPTHIFKEFNDENVSYSGIAFLKRYLLPFKDYIGQLFLGIFLASIIQLLLPFLTQSLVDYGIDYGNLNFIHLIVIAQIFLFLTILASEIIRDWLLLHMSTQINISMVSDFLDKILLLPIAYFDSKSTGDFMQRIYDHHRIDEFLGGRSLSIIFDLFSILVFAVVLGYFDIEILVIFLIGTSLFMGWTLLYLKRKALLDHQLFNLNRREQSLLLQMITAVREIRLNGSERRRKLEWKKLQIRLYSLKIKILRADQVQLKGGSLFNEMTNILIIFWSAKAVVYGEITLGAMLAIQFIVGSLSIPIANTLDFIVGLQRATLSLKRLSEIHSQELDIMSHGDTSALELGDIIITGLDFRYGERTAQKVLHNIHATIPKNRVTAIVGPSGSGKTTLLKILLKIYQPNNGNILIGKENLKYVSPKIWIAHCGAVLQDSMLFNDTLERNITESNSNRPTNRKLLREAVQMANLTELVENLPLGYNTRIGHWGNTLSGGEKQRMLIARAIYNNPDYLFFDEATSALDAKSEMMITKNLKSFYSGKTVILVAHRLSTVRNADQILVMDKGRIVEQGHHHELLKRKGRYYDLISNQL; from the coding sequence ATGTTTGCGTTCACAACATTTCCGAATTATCGCCAGCTCGATCAGATGGATTGCGGTCCCACTTGTCTTAAAATTATCGCCAAACATTACGGTAGGGAGCTTAGGCTGGATTATCTGAGAAGAATCTCAAGTTTAGAAAATGAAGGAGTGTCCATGTCCGGACTTTCCGATGCTATGGTAACGATTGGGTTGGATGCCATTGGAATACGGACTAATTTAAAAGAGTTAGTGAACGATGTTCCTCTGCCAGCTGTTGCACACTGGGAAAACAATCATTTTCTGGTGGTTTACAAAACGACCAAAAAGTCCATATATGTTTCTGATCCCGCAATAGGACTGGCCAGGTACGGATATACAGAATTTATGGAGAAATGGGCTTCCAAAAATGGAAAGGGGATTCTCTTATTAGCAGAACCAACACACATTTTCAAGGAATTCAATGATGAAAATGTATCCTATAGCGGCATTGCATTTCTGAAAAGGTATCTTTTACCTTTTAAAGATTATATCGGACAATTATTTCTGGGGATTTTTCTGGCCTCAATAATTCAGTTGTTACTACCTTTTTTAACCCAGAGCCTTGTTGATTATGGTATTGACTATGGAAATCTCAATTTTATCCATTTGATCGTAATCGCCCAAATCTTTCTTTTTCTTACAATATTGGCATCCGAAATTATCCGTGATTGGTTATTGCTGCATATGTCTACCCAAATAAATATTTCGATGGTATCGGATTTCTTGGATAAAATATTGTTGTTGCCAATTGCTTATTTTGATTCCAAATCTACAGGGGATTTTATGCAACGAATTTATGACCATCATCGTATAGATGAATTTTTAGGAGGGCGCTCTCTTTCCATTATTTTTGATTTGTTCAGCATTTTGGTATTTGCAGTTGTTCTGGGATACTTCGATATAGAGATTTTAGTGATTTTTCTTATAGGTACTTCGCTTTTTATGGGTTGGACCTTACTTTACTTAAAAAGAAAAGCTCTATTGGATCATCAGCTCTTTAACTTGAACCGAAGAGAGCAATCCTTGTTGCTACAAATGATTACCGCGGTGCGAGAAATAAGGCTGAACGGATCTGAAAGACGACGAAAATTGGAATGGAAGAAGTTGCAGATTAGATTATATAGCCTGAAAATTAAGATTCTCAGGGCAGATCAGGTCCAGTTAAAGGGAGGATCTCTTTTTAATGAAATGACCAACATATTAATTATTTTTTGGTCGGCCAAAGCTGTAGTTTATGGGGAGATTACACTCGGTGCCATGTTGGCCATTCAATTTATTGTAGGCAGTCTTTCCATTCCTATTGCAAATACGCTGGATTTTATTGTCGGATTGCAACGGGCAACACTTTCCCTAAAACGATTATCCGAAATCCATTCCCAGGAATTGGATATAATGTCCCATGGAGATACCTCTGCTTTGGAACTTGGTGATATTATTATTACCGGTCTGGATTTCCGATATGGGGAAAGAACCGCCCAGAAGGTATTGCACAATATACATGCTACTATACCTAAAAATAGAGTTACAGCTATCGTGGGTCCCAGTGGCTCCGGAAAAACTACACTTTTAAAAATTCTCCTCAAAATTTATCAGCCTAACAATGGTAATATCCTTATTGGAAAGGAGAATTTAAAATATGTAAGTCCAAAAATATGGATAGCGCATTGTGGCGCAGTCCTCCAGGATAGTATGTTGTTCAATGATACTTTGGAGCGAAATATTACTGAATCAAATTCCAATCGGCCTACTAATCGAAAACTTTTGCGAGAAGCTGTGCAAATGGCCAATCTTACCGAATTGGTCGAGAATCTTCCCTTAGGTTATAATACCAGAATAGGGCATTGGGGCAATACTCTTAGTGGAGGTGAGAAACAGCGCATGTTGATTGCTAGGGCAATCTATAATAACCCGGATTATCTTTTCTTTGATGAGGCTACAAGTGCTCTTGACGCCAAAAGCGAAATGATGATTACAAAGAACTTAAAATCATTCTATTCCGGTAAAACTGTAATCCTTGTCGCCCATCGACTATCCACGGTCCGCAATGCAGATCAAATCTTGGTTATGGATAAAGGGAGGATTGTGGAACAGGGTCATCATCATGAATTGTTGAAAAGAAAAGGAAGGTATTATGATCTCATTTCAAATCAACTGTGA
- a CDS encoding AraC family transcriptional regulator, which translates to MVKNSNKYRSKDLGLVIRGVILSFLITNSFAQEAPSLKDTIKLDVNHIFNQPYDYIMDLEDEAFENIDLNKLRKLTDIHIRKAKLEANPLEMVNGYYYRTITEVPEIAINYSDSIILATKYSNHPEHPTFGYILKAIIYYDKGDYQRALQNYIIAYNLAVEKKNFTDQLTSSMAIAAIRNLNGQPHAAADIYTRSLKLLQKEKDYKYSNYKDYIMLMHNLSLAHLRLSQLDSARYYLTMGIGKAISENDSLEYRDLILVGAQLDYYENNFQKAKDSLIKYTDELEGNSKAVKFYYLGKIAQNTGNDALAITYFQQIDSIVERTKRPFDKVKDVYQQLILHYGLQGNQQREIESIEKLIYYDSLITSEHRGVIEQATVAYDIPYLKFQKRKVEEELKAKSIWIVILGVVAGVGVLMAPYFYIRARTTKLKVKRMLDGTSPLKTFSKEVGTHPESVPKEIRNELLLKLDAFEKSDLYLKKDLDMAQLALEMDTNTSYLSTIINHYKGMSFPKYIKDLKISIAIERLSKDPELLKFNYQGLAETFGFKTGESFSKAFYSRTGIYPSKLLKELKNRENARHL; encoded by the coding sequence ATGGTTAAGAATTCCAATAAATATCGATCAAAAGACCTAGGCTTAGTTATCAGGGGCGTGATATTGTCTTTTCTGATTACCAATTCCTTTGCTCAAGAAGCACCATCTCTAAAGGACACCATTAAGTTGGATGTCAATCACATTTTTAATCAACCTTATGATTATATAATGGACTTGGAGGATGAGGCGTTTGAAAATATTGACCTAAACAAACTCCGCAAATTAACTGATATACATATTCGTAAGGCCAAGCTTGAGGCCAATCCTTTGGAGATGGTTAATGGGTATTATTATCGCACAATTACAGAGGTGCCAGAAATTGCAATAAATTATTCGGACTCCATAATTTTAGCGACCAAATATAGTAACCATCCAGAGCATCCTACCTTCGGCTATATTCTTAAAGCTATAATTTATTATGATAAAGGTGATTATCAGCGAGCGCTGCAGAATTATATAATAGCGTATAATCTTGCCGTGGAAAAGAAAAATTTCACCGATCAACTTACCAGCTCTATGGCTATAGCTGCAATTAGAAATTTAAACGGGCAACCGCATGCCGCTGCCGATATTTATACAAGATCATTAAAATTATTACAAAAGGAGAAGGATTACAAATACAGCAATTATAAGGATTATATCATGTTAATGCACAATCTTTCTCTCGCACACCTAAGGTTATCTCAATTAGATTCTGCTCGTTATTATTTGACAATGGGTATCGGAAAAGCGATTTCAGAAAATGACTCCTTGGAGTATCGTGATTTAATTTTAGTTGGCGCCCAGTTGGATTATTATGAAAATAATTTTCAAAAAGCCAAGGACTCCCTTATAAAATATACAGATGAATTAGAAGGGAATAGTAAAGCGGTGAAATTCTATTACCTCGGTAAAATTGCTCAAAATACAGGAAACGATGCATTGGCCATTACCTATTTCCAGCAAATTGATTCAATTGTAGAGAGGACGAAAAGACCATTTGATAAAGTTAAAGATGTTTATCAGCAATTAATTCTTCACTACGGACTTCAAGGAAATCAGCAACGGGAAATAGAATCAATTGAAAAGTTGATTTATTACGATAGTTTGATTACTTCAGAACATAGAGGGGTTATAGAGCAGGCGACTGTTGCTTACGACATCCCTTATCTTAAATTCCAGAAAAGGAAAGTAGAGGAAGAGCTCAAAGCTAAAAGTATATGGATTGTGATATTAGGGGTAGTCGCAGGAGTTGGGGTACTTATGGCCCCCTATTTCTACATTAGGGCCCGAACTACGAAACTGAAAGTAAAACGAATGCTCGACGGTACCAGTCCGCTTAAAACCTTTTCTAAAGAAGTGGGAACCCATCCCGAATCTGTTCCCAAAGAAATACGGAATGAATTGTTGTTGAAATTAGATGCGTTTGAGAAGTCGGATCTCTATTTAAAAAAAGATTTGGATATGGCCCAATTGGCACTGGAGATGGACACCAACACTTCTTATTTGTCAACGATTATCAATCATTATAAAGGAATGAGTTTCCCTAAATATATCAAAGATTTAAAAATTTCTATCGCGATAGAAAGACTTTCTAAAGACCCAGAATTATTGAAATTCAACTATCAAGGATTGGCAGAGACCTTTGGATTCAAAACCGGGGAATCATTTTCTAAAGCTTTTTATTCAAGGACCGGGATATATCCTTCCAAATTATTAAAAGAATTAAAAAATCGAGAAAATGCACGTCATTTATAA
- a CDS encoding alpha/beta fold hydrolase — MPFITNTNAKEQVDIFYEDYGEGQPVILIHGWPLSHKSWEQQVWKIVEEGFRCIAYDRRGFGTSSSPWGPYDYSALASDLNSIIKELDLKDCVLVGFSMGGGEVVRYLTNFGTDRIAKVALISSIIPLVKKKDDNPDGVPQDALNGIIDNLQSDRVGFLKEFSKGFYNFEDNKDKVSQAQLDYDFIVASFASPRATIETALAWMDTDFRPELKNVNVPTLIVHGDADQTVPIKTSGKQAAEGITDNRYEVIEGAPHGLNVTHADELNEILISFLKE, encoded by the coding sequence ATGCCTTTTATAACAAATACCAACGCAAAAGAACAAGTCGATATATTTTATGAGGACTATGGCGAAGGCCAACCTGTGATTCTGATTCACGGCTGGCCCCTGAGTCACAAGTCATGGGAACAACAAGTTTGGAAAATCGTAGAAGAAGGATTTCGTTGTATTGCCTATGACAGAAGAGGATTCGGAACTTCCTCGTCGCCATGGGGGCCGTATGACTACTCGGCCTTGGCGAGCGACCTTAATTCTATAATTAAGGAATTGGATTTAAAGGATTGCGTTTTAGTAGGCTTTTCCATGGGGGGTGGCGAAGTAGTTCGCTATCTGACCAATTTCGGAACCGACCGCATTGCGAAAGTTGCATTGATAAGTTCGATAATTCCCTTGGTCAAGAAGAAAGATGACAATCCCGATGGTGTACCGCAGGACGCTTTAAACGGAATTATTGATAACCTGCAATCCGACCGGGTGGGCTTTTTGAAAGAATTCAGTAAAGGATTCTACAACTTCGAGGATAATAAGGACAAGGTGAGTCAAGCCCAACTAGATTACGATTTTATTGTGGCTTCTTTCGCCTCCCCAAGAGCGACCATTGAAACAGCATTGGCCTGGATGGATACCGATTTTAGACCAGAACTCAAAAACGTAAACGTACCAACGCTCATTGTACATGGCGATGCGGACCAAACCGTACCGATAAAAACTTCTGGCAAGCAGGCAGCGGAGGGTATTACAGACAATCGTTATGAGGTTATCGAAGGTGCCCCGCACGGACTGAACGTTACCCATGCCGATGAACTGAACGAGATTTTGATTTCGTTCTTAAAGGAATAA
- a CDS encoding HlyD family secretion protein — MEDRDNYPYEENAYIKRKPTWMIRRGIAMVFVFFVMVMMFASLFSYNESINTSLVLTTEDPPVHLRAKQIGRILDINNSPNDIVSKGDILGVLENTGNVQHIMKLKQKLTSEQPKFLDFELFKNQFPTHLNLGNQIRPLYNDFLNAYRDLLLYQNLNDEELKESELEQRYQGQNNTIENKRYEIQVLQRDLEISRTDYERYNGLFEKGVISLQELERTEKLYLNVQRQFSNLIQELSQLQIEQSWLKNNLLLFQNSKSKNNSAHTSKLESEKQELLAVLKEWEDMYLLRSPISGRVSFLDVWAKHQNIEEGQVIFTIVPMDKQKLLGRCQVPIYNSGKIKQGQHVIIKLDNYPYREWGSLKGKVKTISEVPKVGENQGYVVYVQVDDLITSYGKTLEFKQEMHGNAKIILAEVSLIQRIFYQFRELWENIG; from the coding sequence ATGGAAGATAGAGATAATTATCCTTACGAAGAAAATGCCTATATAAAAAGGAAACCCACATGGATGATAAGAAGGGGAATAGCTATGGTGTTCGTTTTTTTCGTTATGGTCATGATGTTTGCTTCCCTTTTCTCCTATAATGAAAGTATAAATACATCTTTGGTATTGACAACAGAAGATCCACCGGTACATTTAAGGGCTAAACAAATCGGAAGAATCCTTGATATTAATAACAGTCCAAATGATATTGTTTCCAAAGGAGATATTTTAGGGGTTTTGGAAAACACGGGAAATGTACAGCATATAATGAAGCTGAAACAGAAGCTAACTTCAGAACAGCCGAAATTTCTAGATTTTGAGCTTTTTAAAAATCAGTTCCCTACTCATTTAAACCTTGGGAATCAAATTAGACCCCTTTACAACGATTTTTTAAATGCCTATCGTGATTTATTATTGTATCAGAATCTAAATGATGAAGAACTGAAAGAGTCTGAGCTTGAACAGCGATATCAAGGTCAGAACAATACAATAGAGAATAAGCGATATGAAATTCAAGTGCTTCAACGGGACCTAGAGATTTCCAGAACTGATTATGAACGCTATAATGGGTTATTTGAAAAAGGAGTGATATCTCTGCAGGAATTGGAGCGGACCGAAAAACTTTATTTAAACGTTCAAAGGCAATTTTCGAATCTAATTCAAGAATTATCCCAACTCCAAATAGAACAATCCTGGCTAAAGAACAATCTTTTATTGTTTCAAAATTCTAAGAGCAAAAATAACAGCGCCCACACGTCTAAATTGGAATCTGAAAAACAGGAATTATTGGCTGTATTAAAAGAATGGGAGGACATGTACTTATTAAGAAGTCCTATTTCTGGTCGTGTTTCTTTTTTAGATGTTTGGGCCAAACACCAGAATATAGAGGAAGGGCAAGTGATTTTTACTATCGTTCCTATGGATAAGCAAAAGTTATTGGGAAGGTGTCAAGTACCTATTTACAATTCTGGTAAGATAAAGCAAGGTCAGCACGTTATCATAAAATTGGATAATTATCCTTATAGAGAATGGGGTTCACTGAAAGGAAAAGTAAAAACAATTTCGGAAGTTCCTAAAGTTGGCGAAAACCAAGGTTATGTTGTGTATGTACAAGTGGACGACTTGATTACTTCTTATGGAAAAACTTTGGAATTTAAGCAAGAAATGCACGGCAACGCCAAAATTATATTAGCCGAAGTTTCTCTTATACAACGGATTTTTTACCAGTTTAGGGAACTTTGGGAAAACATAGGGTGA